A genomic segment from Methanobrevibacter ruminantium encodes:
- a CDS encoding M48 family metallopeptidase, whose amino-acid sequence MVLREEIEIEGIPIILERKNIKNLYLRIKPDGTVKVSSPMSLSDEAITDFVLSRIDWIKDTRARMLENPSKPKVKYKDGETHYIWGEPYTLQLISNEDAKKAFYDSDKSIIYLPVPKRSNIKQREKILFELYRDEMNRNLDYFLEKCTYFVGKEPKEVKIRNMKNWGNCRKDKRVTLNIKLAKKPPICTEYVLIHELCHLIEFNHGPRFKALMDNFCPNWREIKKLLNEEQ is encoded by the coding sequence ATGGTATTAAGAGAAGAAATTGAAATTGAAGGAATTCCTATAATTCTAGAGAGGAAGAATATAAAGAACCTATACCTTCGAATCAAGCCTGATGGCACTGTTAAGGTTTCTTCTCCAATGAGTTTATCCGATGAAGCCATAACTGATTTTGTATTGTCAAGAATAGATTGGATTAAGGATACAAGGGCAAGGATGCTTGAAAACCCATCAAAACCTAAAGTGAAATATAAGGATGGGGAAACCCACTATATTTGGGGGGAGCCATACACTCTTCAATTAATTAGCAATGAAGATGCTAAAAAAGCTTTTTATGACAGTGATAAGTCAATAATTTATCTTCCAGTTCCTAAAAGGTCCAATATAAAGCAAAGAGAAAAGATATTATTTGAACTTTATAGGGATGAAATGAACAGAAATCTGGACTATTTCCTTGAAAAGTGCACTTATTTTGTTGGAAAGGAACCAAAGGAAGTTAAAATCAGAAACATGAAGAATTGGGGAAACTGCAGGAAGGATAAGAGAGTTACCTTAAACATAAAATTGGCTAAAAAACCGCCAATCTGCACAGAATACGTATTGATTCATGAATTGTGCCACTTGATTGAATTCAATCATGGGCCAAGATTCAAGGCACTTATGGACAATTTCTGTCCAAACTGGAGAGAGATAAAGAAATTGTTGAATGAAGAGCAATAA